A window from Pseudomonadales bacterium encodes these proteins:
- a CDS encoding tRNA-(ms[2]io[6]A)-hydroxylase, whose translation MYTIPELADFLGCETPQSWIDLALANQSLMLVDHANCEKKAASTALTLINRCIDKPDLLNKMSKLAREELRHFEQVIAIMKKRNIDYIAVSASRYAKGMHQHIASKEPQKLVDTLIVGAFIEARSCERFAKLAPHLDAELAKFYTSLLKSESRHFQDYLKLAIKYADYDISTRVEFFRQQETELIQTADTEFRFHSGAHIAA comes from the coding sequence ATGTACACCATTCCTGAATTAGCTGATTTTCTTGGCTGTGAAACCCCGCAAAGCTGGATTGACTTGGCCCTGGCCAATCAAAGCTTGATGTTGGTAGATCATGCCAATTGTGAGAAAAAAGCGGCGTCTACCGCCTTAACCTTAATCAATCGCTGCATCGATAAGCCTGATTTGTTAAATAAAATGTCCAAGTTAGCGCGTGAGGAGCTAAGGCATTTTGAGCAGGTGATTGCGATCATGAAAAAACGCAATATCGATTATATTGCCGTATCTGCGTCGCGCTACGCCAAAGGCATGCATCAGCATATTGCCAGCAAAGAGCCGCAAAAACTTGTTGATACTTTAATCGTCGGTGCGTTTATTGAGGCACGCTCATGCGAGCGGTTTGCCAAACTGGCCCCGCATTTAGATGCCGAGCTGGCTAAATTCTATACCTCGCTGTTGAAGTCAGAGTCGCGGCATTTTCAGGATTATTTAAAGCTTGCGATCAAATATGCTGATTATGATATATCAACGCGAGTCGAGTTTTTTCGCCAGCAGGAAACTGAGCTGATTCAAACGGCCGATACCGAATTTCGTTTTCATAGCGGCGCACATATCGCCGCCTAA